AGGGTGGGTCCTAGAGCTGGCTGGGGACCATCAGGTAGACAGGGAGGGGCGGCCATGGAAAGCTCACAGGTGCCCACCTGGCTGTACTTGAGCTCGTCTGTCCATATGGCCCCTAGGGGGTAGTATTTCCCAATTCCCTGCACCCAGAGGTTGGGGGGATTCTTGCCTCCCAGGCTTCCTACAGATGGGTTGGCACCGTGCCCCACCAAGGAAATGTGTGCAGCTCTGGGTACAGGGGGATGCACCTCCTcttttgagtctcagtttcctcacatttGGTGGGAAGTTTGGGCTGAGGCCTCAGATTTCCTCCTGAGCCTCCTCAGTCCTAAGATGTGGGGGTTGGGCTTCTCCAGGGTACCCCAAGATGGCAGCTGCCCTGAATGCCACAGGCCGCCCCATTGCCTTCTCCTGCAGTTGGCCAGCCTATGAAGGGGGCCTTCCCCCAAAGGTAAGCCATTCTGTGCACCTGCCTGGCAATGCGCCCCACACCCAAGCTTCCTCGCCTCCTGTGCAGACAGGGCTGCTCTCATCATAGTTGCCCATGTGCTGATTTGTGGGTCTAGGAGAGGGTTATAAGTGCCCTGGGGGGGGACCTCAGCCAGCCCTGGGTCTAGAGAATAGAGACACTTGTGAGGTGGGCTGCAAGGATGGGCGTCCAAGGCATAGGAACCACATGTCCTGGGCTGACACACATCACCCAGCAAGTGGGCAGAATCCTGGTTGTACTGAGTGGGCCAGGAGGTCCAGAGGCCGGTGAGGCCAGGCAGGTGGGGCTGAGCCTCCCCAGGGGCCCTTCAGCACCTAGGACACTAGAAAGGGTGGGATCAGACCAGAGGGAGAGTGCTGGCCGATGGTGGGACTCACTGAGAgaatacggggggggggggagtgcgaTGGGGAGGGTTGTGGGTACACCAGCCTGGGCCCATACCCTGGGCTTGGCCCCAGGTGGCatgagagggcaggggaggcctTCCTCATCCTAATCTGGCTCAGGGCCTGTTCTCCCCGCCCTCCGTGTCTCCTGCTGAGGCTCCTCAGCCCCTGTGCCGGCTTCCAGGCGGCAGGGCGTGACTCTGGTGCCGGACTCTGCCTTCCGCCAACATCCAGGTGAACTACACTCTGCTGGCAGAAACCTGCAACCTCTGGCGCAACTATGATGACATCCAGGACTCCTGGAGTAGCGTGCTCTCCGTCCTGAACTGGTTTGTGGACAACCAGGACATCCTGCAGCCGGTGGCAGGCCCTGGGCACTGGAACGACCCAGACATGGTACCAGCATGGAGGGGGACGGCCACCACAGACCTGCTCCCCACCGCCCTGTGCTGTCTTCCCGGATGCTCACCGCCACGTTCTAGATCAGTGTCTCTCAAACGTGTCCTTGAACCAGCTGCATCAGACTCACCCTGGGAGCTTGTTTACCTatctgatcccagggccccacccccaccttttgGATCAGAATGTTCGAAGAGGGCCTCGCGATGCCCATTGTTAACCATCTTCCCAGGGAGTTCTGATGTTTCTTGAAACCTGAGAACTTGGTCTGTAGTGACTCTTGTGTGACATTAGTCCTCTGGAGGGGGAAGATCATGAAGAGTACACACACTCTTGCCATTCCCTCCCTAGActgccctgccctgtgccctggtACCCCCTGCAGAGCCTCTACAGGCAGAGTGGGCCCCTCGTCCCTACCTCACTCAGAGCCCTGGTGACTTAGATTTTTTTGCAATTTATCTTATGACTTTATAGCTGTCTCTTCTTTTACCCGACGAGCATTTACTACCAGTGATAACTATCGTAATTACATTATTGCACATGTTATTATTACATAGGCCAGATAGATGCCTGGAGAAACAAATTGGCCTGCTTTGGAGTTTTAGTTCCTGCTCTGCCACTTATCCTTGGGAaagtgacttaatttttttctgtgcttcagttttgtCAGTTGGAAAATGAGAATAGTAGCTACCTCATATAGGGTGGTTCTGAGTACTGAAATGGATGATCCTTTAAAATGCTCGGCACAGTTTGGCACACACACGGTGATTGTTCAATTGGTATCACTAAGTACGTAGCCATGTTGCATTAGCAATGATCGTTTGTGTCCAGTCTGTGGACTGGTTGCCTTGGGGTCAGGAAGTCCCCCTTGGTCCTGTCACCTGTGGCTAGGGCAGGTGGGTGGCtcggggcaggagcagggactcTGTCCAGGTCTGGTTACCTACCGCTTCCACTCTGACTGTATTTTTTGATGTTGGTGTTCCAGTTTATAAACGCTTTCGGCAACGGGATCCCGTTGGATCATCTGAACAACCTGTGATGTGGCCAGAACATATTATCACCCCGTATTCCTGGTGCACTAAAAAGCTGAGGCTCACAGGGCGAATGCTTGCTAACCCCAAGGCTACGCCGCTGGGAAATGGTGTTCACAGACCCAGGCCCCACACCCTGTCCTCCTCTATCTCCTCTTGTCTTGGGTCCATGTTTAGGGTTGGGCCTCATGCCCACCTCCCTGGAGAGAATAGAGCTGAACgctcctctcttctctgcccccaGCTGCTCATAGGGAACTTTGGCCTCAGCTTTGAGCAAGCCCGGGCCCAGATGGCCCTCTGGACGGTGCTGGCAGCCCCCCTCTTCATGTCCACCGACCTGCGTACCATCTCTGCCCAGAACACGGACATTCTGCAGAATCCACTCATGATCAAAATCAACCAGGATCCCTTGGGCATCCAGGGACGCAGGATTCTCAAGGTACTGGGGtgtagggagagggaaggggaggccgAGGGACTGGACTCCCCTGAGAACAAGGCTGCAAGCCTGGAGGTCACAGAGAGCTGGGCCTCCGAAATCTGCTCAGCCCTCCTTCCTGGTTGCATTCAGTCAAGGATTCTACTGGGAGCTGCTCCAGCCGTTCCCCCCTTTGCCAGAGCAGGCCAGAGCAGAACAGTTCATGGGATCTGGGGAAGAGAGGCATCACCCCACAAGTACACACGGGACAGTGGGGCCCCTTGGGTTGGAAGTTCAAGACTCCTGCACACATCTGTGATGTCTGGCAGAGAACTAGGGCTTCCCTCCAGAGCGTAGGGGTTGtttgagccaaggaatgcaaCTACTACTAGTACTGGACTAGCATTaactatttattgagaacctactgtgCACTGGGCATTCTGGGTACCTTTTCTCAGAAGGTGAATCCTCCttccctgttttacaaatgaggaaactgagacttgagGAGTCTGAGTAACCCAAGGCCACACAATTGGTAAGTGGTACAGTAGAACTTAACTCCCAACGGCAGAGCCTCAGAGCTTGCACAGATCCTCACCTCTCTAGTTAAAAGAAATCCACACAACTTAGAGAAGGCACATACAGAATTGGTGATGCCCAGAGGAAGTAACTAATCCCCACCGGAGGGGCTTATGGTGGGACCAGGCCCAAGGACCTTCTGGAAGGTGGGGCTTCACCCTCCTGGCTGCTCAGGGCAGAGTTCATTGCTCTTACTGGACAGTGCCCTCCACTCCAGCGCCAGCAGCTGCCCACGTCTATCCCTCCCCTTATCCTATGAGCTCTCTGAGACAGGAcctcatacagcatttgtctctGTGTTCCAGCATGGGGTCTGGCACACAGGAAGTGTCAGGGAGCATCTGCTGAGTCAGGCAAGAATAAGTTGGGGTGCTGGAGCGCTGGGGTATCCCCTCAAACTTCTGCATGACATGGAAGTGCGGGCTGGGGAGACCCAGAGCTCAAAGGAGGGCTAGGGTGGGGATTTCAGGGCctgcctgagcagggaggccagccaCCTTCTGTGCCCAGGAGAAATCCCACATTGAAGTGTACATGCGGCCCCTGGCCAACGAAGCCAGCGCCTTAGTCTTCTTCAGCCGCCGGACAGATATGCCTTATCGCTACCACACCTCCCTCGCCCAGCTGAACTTTAACAACTCCAGCATGTATGAGGTGAGTACCCTGCTACCTGCGGGGCTGCGCGTTGCCCTGGGAGGGGGTTGCTGGAGGCGGTGCTCACTCATACGTGGCCTCCCCTACGCCTTGGACCCTGGGTCCTCTGGCGGGAGCCCAAGGGGCAGCTGCAGGCATGCAGGGCTCTGCACTGGTGTTTTCAAGCTCTGCAAACAGAACTACTCTGTATACTTAAGGCCTGTGCTCTGAGGCTGCATGCGTCCCCTTATTGGTCAGTCCTTGCCAGCACGTTCCTCAGGCTGTCCGTGGGCTGGGGCTTTCGCCACTGCATGTTTGGGCCACTGCTGGCTTTGCCAATGGAGAAGTGACGGGAGGTGCAGGGCTCTCACTTCTGTGGGGCACCCCAGAGGCCCACCACAGACAGGCCAAAGTCCAGGCTTTCCAGCCCTCAGAAGGGGGCTCTGTGCTGCTATTCTTATAGCAGTTTTGCTGATGTCTCCTCCCACTGCAGGCCCAGAACGTCTACACGGGTGATGTCATCAGTGGCCTCCACTCTAAAACCAACTTCACAGTGATCATCAACCCCTCAGGGGTGGTGATGTGGTACCTGTATCCCATCAGGAAGCTGGGGACACCCCAGCACTGAGGAGCTGAGACATGTGACAGGCTGTGGCGGCGTTGCTGAGCCCAGACTATGGAGCCTCCACATGCCGAGGCCAGCAGGCGGGGTTCTCTGTTACCCAGGCCCACTCGGTGACTTGGCCCCATCAGACCCAACGTGCAATCTCAGGGCCAGGTTCCATGCCCTGCCCAAGTGTGAACCTTCTTGGAAACTTGTCTTGGGGCAATTTCCCATGGCATTCCTGGCTTCTACCTTGTCTGCGCGGCCCCACAGATGTTACTGAACAACTCAGCCAGCCTCCCGAGCCCCCACAAGCAGGAGGACTGATGCCCTCTGACCTTTTTGTTCACTCTGAAATCaggatttggaatttttcttatgattaggAGTGGAGATCTGACCTCCTGTCGGGAACTCCCATGAATTGTGTGATTGGTTTTCCTGCCTGGATAAGGCCTTGCAGGCTGACACCACCTAGGTAACCTTGGTTCCGTCAGGTTACCAATAAAGCTGTTCTTTAATCGAGTAGTTGCAATATGGACCTGGGGCCACGGGCACCTTCAGTGAGGGACTCTGGGTGGCAGTACACAGGGTGCTGGTTTCAAATCTCACCTCACATGGAAGGTGTGTGGCATCTTCTGGCTCCTCATTTTCCAAAGTGACCAGCAGATTGTACTTCCTAGACATGCCAGACTTGCCTCTCGCCAGGGAGCCATCCTGCTCTGCCCAACACAGTGGTGGCGATGACACAGCGAAGCCGAGTAGCGATGTTCCCAGGCCCTTTGTCTTGtgcaccccttccccaccccattcAGACTCACTCCTCAGCCCTCCTGCCACAAGAAGACCCTGATCTGCTAAAGATTTTGCGTTATTCCCTTGGGCACCTGTCAGCTCATGTCCCCCTTTCCGACAGGGCTTCATTCGGTGGTGCCTCGGAGTGGGGTGCCAGTGAGGGGGTCAGCTAGCTTCCTCCCACAGGGCCACGACAGCTGGCCCTCTGCCTGGcagtgcccccagcccctccctcggCCTCTCTTTTCCTAACCTGGCTTCGGAGGAGGTTCAGATCCCCCAGCTGTGTCCAAAGACAAGTCGAGGGGCTCTTTGTGTCTTAAAATATGTTTCCTGCTCCTccttgggaaaggaaaagaatggcaGGTTCTTGACTACCTTCCTTTGGTTCCTGTTTCCCAAGCCCTATTCGTTTCGCTAAGGCCACCGGGCACCTGTGGTCCCTGGTGGCTCTTGTCCCCACTTGGAAAGCTGACAGCATATCAGGCAGTAGGGTTCCCTTGGGCTTTGAATGTGGGAGCACCCAGTGCCCCAGGCCTTCACTATCCTGCCCTGTGGGAATTCTTCTGGGTAGATCTCCCATGCTCCCTCCCTCAGGGTTTGAGTTCCTTTATAGGAATATGGTATAAAGGTCTTACAAGTGCATATTTTACAGTGTCATTTGAGATTACTGGGGCTTCACTGACTGAGTCTGGGGTCATCAGGGAGTGCTCCCTTTTCCCAGCTGATGTCTTAAGACTGTGGGTCACTTAGAAGGTCAGAAACCTACCTCCTCCCTTGGAGGCCTCTGCCCTTGGAGGCCTGTCACCCCATGCATAGCTCCAGCTTTGGATCTCGACCACAGTCCTGTTCAAGCCAGATGGAATGGCCTCAGGTGGGGTACACTTCTTTGGCCAGTCCTAGGAAAGAAGTCTTTCCCACCACCCTGGGATATGGCAGGGATGGTGGCTGAGACCATGGACTTGGGAGTCAGGGTTAGGCAGCAGCCCGGACTTGACCTTTATTTGCCTTCCAGACCGAGACATGGTTACGTGTCTTCACTTGTGGTATAACTCGTCCTTTTACCCTGGGGGTGCCAGATTGATTCTGTCTCTTTAGCCTTCATGCTCTCGATATCACACCCTGCCTATCTTCCAGGCGTTGTTTTACTCCCTTCTACCCAAGGCCAGTTAGGAGCtcaattattttttcccagttcAAGGCATCCTTGTTTGGATCCAAGGGTACACCTCatcttttaagaaacattttattatagaaattttcaaacacaaaaataaaatggtgaaccTCCATGTACCCATTACCCAGTTGCAACAACCATCAACATGTACCGATATTTCATAGCTGTTTTCCCACATACTTTTTGTGAGCTGGAGTATTTGAGAGCAAATCAAAGAAAACTGTAAATACCACTATGTAGCTCTAAcaggtctttaaaaatatatgagacCTTAATACAATTTTCCTGGccatcaaaataaagtttttaataatCTAATAACCATTCTGTGTTCAGTTTTTGCCAACTGTCTCAAAAATATCTTTCTATAGTTTGACTCAAAATGCAAGCAAGGAGTCAAGAAAAGTGGTACAGTAATAACGACCAAATGTTCGTTccctccataaaagcaatgaaaagctTGCCACATATTATCAGAACGAACTTTcacagaactctggaaattaatcaAAAGCCTGCAGCAACCCAGAGTGCCTTCAGTTAAGACAGACAGTAGAACCTTGGTAGGAACAGCAAGCTTGGTAATGCCTTAGTTTACCCTAGTACTAGATtttaaatcagctattttaaATACATCCACAGAGCTAAAGAAAACCATGGATAAAGAGctaaaggaaagaataagaatgaTGTCTCACTATATAGAAAATATCAGTAAAGAGACTGAAATTACAGAAAGGAACTAAATGcaagttgaaaagtacaataactgagataaaaaaaattaatttgacatgCCCAGGCAGAAGAAATCAGCAAGCTCAAAACAGGTCCATTGAAATTAACCTGAGGAACAGCAGAATGAAGAAAGatgaacagaggctcagagacctACAGGACACCATGCAGCACACCAACatgcacagaagagagagaaagggcagaaagaatatttgaaaaaatcatGGCTACAAGTTTCCCCTATTTGGTGACAAAAATTAAGCTACACATCCAAGAAATTCATGAGCTCCAAGTAGGATAAACTCAAAGGGATTCAGCCCTAGACAGAACCCAGTCAAACTCTCAGAAGACAAAGGGAGAATTCTGGAAGCAAGACAAGCAAATCAGCACATACTAGGGAAgatgcttgagaagaatgaaaatgaacataTACAATGGACcccaaacacaaaaacacaacataGCAAAACTGGAGTGAAAGTAGGGATCAGAGGGAGATCTGTAGCTATAATTTGCTTAtatgcaaaagagaaaagacaacccacacaatgggagaaaatgtcTGCAATTTACATGCCATAAAAGGGACTTATgttaaaatacataaggaactctcACAACTCAAAAGAcgacccaatttaaaaatgggcacaagatctgagcagacatttttccaaggaagataaGCAAATGGccagtgctccacatcactaaccattagggaaatgcaaataaaaaccacaagataccactttacacctaaaaggatggctagaataaaaaagtcaTAACTGTTGATAAGGACGTGgggaaattagaaccctcatatgCTCCCGGTAGAAATGTAAAACTGGTACAGCTCCTGTGGAAAATGATCTGGCAATTcctcaaatgattaaatataGGGTACTATATGACCTAGAAATTCCACATCTAagtatatatatccaaaagaaatgaaaacatatgtccacacaaaaccgtGCACAcagttgtttatagcagcattactcatagcAGCTAAGAGgtagaaaccacccaaatgtctaccaactcctgaatgaataaacaaaatatggttaaccatacaatgtaatattagtcaGCCACAAAATGGAGtcaagtactgacacatgctacaacacg
The sequence above is drawn from the Zalophus californianus isolate mZalCal1 chromosome 9, mZalCal1.pri.v2, whole genome shotgun sequence genome and encodes:
- the NAGA gene encoding alpha-N-acetylgalactosaminidase isoform X1, with the translated sequence MLQKTVVLLALVAQVLMLENGLLRKPPMGWLAWERFRCNTNCDEDPKNCISERLFMEMADHLAQDGWRDLGYTYLNMDDCWIGGRDAKGRLVPDPKRFPNGIAFLADYAHSLGLKLGIYEDLGNFTCMGYPGTTLDKVIQDAQTFAEWKVDMLKLDGCFSTPEERAKGYPKMAAALNATGRPIAFSCSWPAYEGGLPPKVNYTLLAETCNLWRNYDDIQDSWSSVLSVLNWFVDNQDILQPVAGPGHWNDPDMLLIGNFGLSFEQARAQMALWTVLAAPLFMSTDLRTISAQNTDILQNPLMIKINQDPLGIQGRRILKEKSHIEVYMRPLANEASALVFFSRRTDMPYRYHTSLAQLNFNNSSMYEAQNVYTGDVISGLHSKTNFTVIINPSGVVMWYLYPIRKLGTPQH
- the NAGA gene encoding alpha-N-acetylgalactosaminidase isoform X3, which gives rise to MLQKTVVLLALVAQVLMLENGLLRKPPMGWLAWERFRCNTNCDEDPKNCISERLFMEMADHLAQDGWRDLGYTYLNMDDCWIGGRDAKGRLVPDPKRFPNGIAFLADYAHSLGLKLGIYEDLGNFTCMGYPGTTLDKVIQDAQTFAEWKVDMLKLDGCFSTPEERAKGYPKMAAALNATGRPIAFSCSWPAYEGGLPPKLLIGNFGLSFEQARAQMALWTVLAAPLFMSTDLRTISAQNTDILQNPLMIKINQDPLGIQGRRILKEKSHIEVYMRPLANEASALVFFSRRTDMPYRYHTSLAQLNFNNSSMYEAQNVYTGDVISGLHSKTNFTVIINPSGVVMWYLYPIRKLGTPQH
- the NAGA gene encoding alpha-N-acetylgalactosaminidase isoform X2, with the protein product MLQKTVVLLALVAQVLMLENGLLRKPPMGWLAWERFRCNTNCDEDPKNCISERLFMEMADHLAQDGWRDLGYTYLNMDDCWIGGRDAKGRLVPDPKRFPNGIAFLADYAHSLGLKLGIYEDLGNFTCMGYPGTTLDKVIQDAQTFAEWKVDMLKLDGCFSTPEERAKGYPKMAAALNATGRPIAFSCSWPAYEGGLPPKVNYTLLAETCNLWRNYDDIQDSWSSVLSVLNWFVDNQDILQPVAGPGHWNDPDMLLIGNFGLSFEQARAQMALWTVLAAPLFMSTDLRTISAQNTDILQNPLMIKINQDPLGIQGRRILKHGVWHTGSVREHLLSQARISWGAGALGYPLKLLHDMEVRAGETQSSKEG